The DNA sequence GCTGGCCATCGTTTTGCTTTTAACGGCTATTCTGCACAGCTGTTCATCCCATAAAAATGCAGAGGAACAAGTATCGTCTTCGATTGTAGAGGATATGATTATACAGGACCGCTATGAAGGGGAAAAAATCATACCCAAATATGCGGTGGCAAAAAATACCCTGTCTGACAGTAAGTTCAGCGCACTCAATGGCATCACCTCTTATGCAGGTGCGGTCAACGGCGTAGATGTCTCTTCTTGGCAGGGCAGTATTGACTGGAAAGAAGTGAAGGCCTCCGGCATGGATTTCGTCATGATTCGTGTCGGATACCGTGGCCAGACCACCGGCACAATTCAGGCGGACAGCAGGTTCACGGAAAACATGAAGGGCGCTTTGTCAGCTGGGCTGAAGGTCGGCGTTTATTTCTACTCACAGGCGATTTCCAAAGCAGAAGCGGAAAAGGAAGCTGACTATGTGATACAGCAGATAAAGCCCTATCAGGTAACATGGCCGGTCGTCTTTGATTGGGAGCCGGGAAACGATGAAACGATTTCCACTATTTCGGAGGCCGGCGGTCTGCGTACCAACAGCGAAACGCCGGAAGAAGTTACACAGTATACGGCGGCTTTCTGCAAACGCATCCAGGCAGCCGGGTACAAGCCAGCCTATTACTGCAACAAAACCATGGGATATACGGTTTTTGACCTAAAGGAACTGGAGGCATATCAGATTTGGTATGCAGAATATAAAAATCTGCCCAGCTTTTACTATCATTTTAACATATGGCAGTATACGCAAAAGGGAAAAATCAACGGCATAACCGGTACGGTTGACCTCAATATTTCTTTTCAGAAATATGCGTAAGTGGGAAAGCGACTTTGTCAGACAGGCGCTGCGGCGTCGGGAGGAATTATGCAGGTAAAATATGCGATTTTTGACATGGACGGCACTCTGCTTGACTCCATGCATGTATGGGACAACTTGGGGGAAGACATTCTCAGTAGGCACGGCATTTCTGCG is a window from the Caproicibacterium lactatifermentans genome containing:
- a CDS encoding glycoside hydrolase family 25 protein: MSRYVRSPRVQKRIRKQRRRLLLAAGAVVLAIVLLLTAILHSCSSHKNAEEQVSSSIVEDMIIQDRYEGEKIIPKYAVAKNTLSDSKFSALNGITSYAGAVNGVDVSSWQGSIDWKEVKASGMDFVMIRVGYRGQTTGTIQADSRFTENMKGALSAGLKVGVYFYSQAISKAEAEKEADYVIQQIKPYQVTWPVVFDWEPGNDETISTISEAGGLRTNSETPEEVTQYTAAFCKRIQAAGYKPAYYCNKTMGYTVFDLKELEAYQIWYAEYKNLPSFYYHFNIWQYTQKGKINGITGTVDLNISFQKYA